A stretch of Caenorhabditis elegans chromosome IV DNA encodes these proteins:
- the unc-82 gene encoding Protein kinase domain-containing protein (Confirmed by transcript evidence), protein MNNRFRPTARRVASAMTDADRRNYHRSRSMDRNKVDYEYGSNLLNRLTTPDSHGDYSYVNYHDSSNGRSNITLEKDGQPRSILKNKQSADIEPRVESSYEPSNGVRSHEFLDQLLSMRFILQVFERLRRHLSLEKSVSPQRQVASVGPHSRNIDSTSSALDNPKKKRSLLSFNRRKTSEVRMGADGKLVTNGYDSTPSSRDFKRPSSPIDRIKSLFRKNESSGTGHSDYYNSSRNYTSSNPVSTTREPYVAQYRKYPGSTSRDTSSALNRYSYTPGLTDQRRHWYDDPNIY, encoded by the exons ATGAATAATCGTTTCCGTCCAACTGCTCGACGCGTTGCATCTGCAATGACTGACGCAGATCGTCGTAATTATCACAGATCAAGATCAATGGATAGAAATAAGGTTGATTATGAATATGGAAGCAATTTGTTGAATAGACTTACAACACCTGATTCTCATGGAGACTACTCGTATGTAAACTATCACGACAGTTCAAATGGAAGATCTAATATCACATTGGAAAAAGATGGACAGCCAAGgagtattctgaaaaataaacag AGTGCTGACATCGAACCACGTGTTGAATCGTCTTATGAGCCAAGCAATGGAGTTCGATCG CATGAATTTCTTGATCAACTTCTAAGCATGCGTTTCATTCTCCAGGTGTTCGAACGTCTTCGTCGTCATTTGTCTCTCGAGAAAAGTGTTTCGCCGCAAAGACAG GTTGCATCTGTCGGACCACATAGTCGAAATATTGATAGCACATCATCTGCATTAGAcaatccaaaaaagaaaagatcaTTGCTCTCATTCAATCGGAGAAAGACAAGTGAAGTACGAATGGGTGCCGATGGAAAGCTGGTTACAAATGGATATGATAGTACACCGAGTAGCAGAGATTTCAAGAGACCAAGCTCCCCAATCGATCGGATAAAGTCTCTGTTCAGAAAGAATGAAAGTTCAGGAACTGGGCACTCGGATTATTATAATTCTTCAAG aaactacACATCTTCAAATCCGGTTTCCACAACTCGCGAGCCATATGTTGCCCAATATAGAAAATATCCAG GTTCAACCTCACGTGATACGTCCAGCGCTCTCAATCGTTACTCATACACTCCTGGTCTAACAGATCAACGCCGTCATTGGTATGATGATCCAAAtatttattaa
- the valv-1 gene encoding Cysteine-rich protein 1 (Confirmed by transcript evidence) — MPNCPNCQKPVYFAERVSSLGKDWHRPCLKCANKACGKTLSAGSHSEHEGKPYCNRCYGALFGPKGYGHGGTESHTFLQGTTGN; from the exons ATGCCAAACTGtccaaattgccaaaaacctGTATACTTCG CTGAACGAGTTTCCTCTCTAGGAAAAGATTGGCACAGACCATGCTTGAAATGTGCAAATAAAGCATGCGGGAAAACATTAAGTGCTGGAAGTCATTCAGAg cacgAGGGTAAACCTTATTGCAATCGTTGTTATGGCGCTCTTTTCGGACCAAAAGGATACGGTCACGGAGGAACTGAATCACACACTTTCCTTCAAGGAACtactggaaattaa